The Maridesulfovibrio sp. genomic sequence ACTGGGCAGCAGGAAAGCCATGGAAGAATCCGGGCTTGATCTGGATCTGGTGGATGTTCTGTAAGAAAGATTAGACCCTTTTATCAGGCTAAGGCCTCACAGAAAGGGAAATCGTACTTGAATTCTAAAAAAAGCGGCGAAACCTAAAGTCTTTCGGTTTCGCCACTTTTCTAATGTAGCGGATAATCAGGAAATAAAAAAATTATATCCGTCCCGGATAAGGAATGCAGCAAAAACAAAAAGAGCCAATCCAAGAAAGCGCATGACTATCAGGTAAGCTCTGCTGGAAAGCAAAGATTTGAACCTTCCAACAAGACAGGCAATTGCAATCTTCGCCCCGATTATGCATCCGTAAAAACCTCCCAGAAACAAAATCGGTCCTGCAATTCCGTATTCACTGGCCCCAATGACCGTCGGAGCACCCACAGTTGCCCAAAAGATGTACACATGTGGGTTCATATAATTGGTCAAGATACCTTTCTTCAATGATCCGGGCTTAACCTCGACTCCCGGCAGGAGTATCGCTCTTGCCTTAAAACAATCTATACCGAAAAGAGTGACAACAAGCGCTCCGGCAAATGAAATCACCCCCATAAACAGAGGATGAGTGTTTATCCACGACATCGCCAGCAGGGAAACACAAAGGATAGGCAGGTCAGTCAACAAAGGAGCAAAAGCAACTTTTACCCCTTCCCTGCTCCCATGAGCCATGGTCTGGCTGAGAACAAGAGTCAGCAATGGTCCGGGAGTCATTCCCGCGCCAAGACCGAGAGCTGCCCCGGCAGCTAAATACCCGAATATATCTGCATTCATTTTGGATGGTTTGTTAAAAGTGACTAAGATAAGATCGTTTTAAACTCAAGATTTTATCAAGTTCAGGGACACTAAATTAATTCATAACTTCCGGCAACTTTGCAGCAAGGCATCCTTGCTGTTTACAAAAAAAGTTCATTTTTACAGACCATTGTAAAAAACACCAATTTATGAATTCAGCACTAAATATCTTGGGAAGATGGACGATAGGATTATTAACCACACACAAAAAACATAAACAGTACAGTTGAAAAAACTCCGGGAGGGGAGATGTCTTTCGACAAGACTGATACAGACAGCATCTTGCTGTCCTGCATATTTTCGCCCGAAAAGCAGGATTCTTCATTCAATGAAGAAAATTCTGCAGATCGGCATGAAAAGATTACCAAACTCCGCGACCAGATCAGGGCCGGGACCTATCGCCCTGCCATCGGCGAAATCGCCATCAACCTGATCCGCTCCCAAGCCAAAATCAGCGGTTTCAGCTGATTCAACCCCATTCCACACCATTTTGCTTTACCTTCATGCCACATGCATTTAAACTGCCGGGTCTGAAACCGGAGGTATGATGCTAGTTGTAATCAATGTGGATGATCTCGGGCTGCATCCGGCTGTTCGTCGGGCTGTTGATCGGCTTGCCGAAGCCGGGGTTGTAACCTCGTCTACCACCCTTGCTAACGGGCCTGATTTATCTGAATCCTTGCTACTGCAGGATAAATATGAAGGCTTGGGGCTTGGAGCGCACCTGAATCTGCTGCGCGGCAAACCCATTTCCAACCCGGACCATATCCCCAGCCTTGTGGATGATGACGGACTGCTTTTCGGCAACTATACATCCTTGCTGTTGCGCTACGTGTCCGGAAAGATCAAGCTTTCCGAGGTAGAAAAAGAATGGTCCGCCCAAGTGGAGTACCTGCTCGACCACAAGGTCCGCCTGACCCATTTTGACAGTGAAAAACATATTCATGCGTGGCCCGGTTTATACAATCTGGCCGGAAGAATAGCCTGCAAATACGGTATCAAATGGATACGCCGTCCATTTGAACACACCCCCTTGAACCGTTTGGACAAGGCCATGCTGCGCACACGTTTTTTACAGCTTTGCCTAGGGGCAAGCTTTCCCGACAAAAAGCCGCGCACGGCTGATTGCGTCTGGGGTATTGGAGACCAGAAAGAAAATCTTGACCCGCATCTTTTTAAAAAATATGTCGAGACTTATCGACCTGAAATAGTAGAAATAGTATGCCACCCCGGTCTTCCTCAAGAGGGAGACGGTCCGCTGCCGTCCGAATTCGGTCCCATGCGGGTTGCATCTCAGTGGAAAGAAGAGTCGGAATCCTTACTGCACAAGGAATGGCTGCAAATATTCAAAGAACTGGGAGCAATCCCGGTAAACTACGGACAGATCGATCCCCGTAGCGGAGAAATTAAATAATGCAAAAAGCCGATGAATGTACAAGAGATATAGAAGTCAGCATTGTTACGCCCATGCACAATGAGGAAGGCTGCGTTCGTGAATTTCATAAACGCATTACCGCAGCCTTGCAGGGAATGAACACCACCTATGAAATTCTGCTGGTCAATGACGGCTCCACCGACAGCACGGAATCCATCATCCGTGAGCTCGCAGCAAATGACCCCAACCTCAAGGGAGTAATGCTGGCCCGCAACCGTGGACAATGTACCGCAATCTACGCAGGAATTCAGGAAAGCAAAGGATGCTACGTTGTTATCATGGATGGAGACCTGCAACACAAGCCGGAAGAAGTTCCTTCTTTGATTGAAGAGATCCGCAAGGGCTACGACCTTGTTTCCGGCTGCCGCACCAACCGCGGTGAATCCATGATCAAACGCAAGCTGCCCAGCAAGATCGCCAACTATCTGATGCGTGCAACAAGCGGCTGTCAGGTAAAGGATATGGGTGGTCTTTCTGTACTTAAAGGCAAACTGGCCCGCTCCATGACCCTGCGTGAAGGCCAGCACAGATTGATCCCCGCTCTTGTTTACGGCATGGGCGGTTCAACTTCAGAGGTACCCATATCAGCGCCCCCGCGCTTTGCAGGGGAAAGCCACTACGGCCTGTCACGGTCCATCGATGTCCTGTTTGACATCGTAATGCTCTGGTTCCAGTCCTCATTCAAGCAACGTCCCATTTATCTGTTCGGGCGTATCAGTCTGGTCATGTTCATGATCGCCTCGTTGATCATGGTCTGGCTGCTCTATCAAAAAGTTTTCTTCGGGGTCCACATGGGAACCCGTCCGCCATTCCTGGGCTGCATCCTGCTCTACCTAAGCTCGCTGGGCTTCATGTCTACGGGTTTCATTCTTGAATCGCTGGCTAATACCTATGACGCGGTTATGGGAACCAAGACG encodes the following:
- a CDS encoding LysE family transporter, whose protein sequence is MNADIFGYLAAGAALGLGAGMTPGPLLTLVLSQTMAHGSREGVKVAFAPLLTDLPILCVSLLAMSWINTHPLFMGVISFAGALVVTLFGIDCFKARAILLPGVEVKPGSLKKGILTNYMNPHVYIFWATVGAPTVIGASEYGIAGPILFLGGFYGCIIGAKIAIACLVGRFKSLLSSRAYLIVMRFLGLALFVFAAFLIRDGYNFFIS
- a CDS encoding flagellar biosynthesis anti-sigma factor FlgM is translated as MSFDKTDTDSILLSCIFSPEKQDSSFNEENSADRHEKITKLRDQIRAGTYRPAIGEIAINLIRSQAKISGFS
- a CDS encoding ChbG/HpnK family deacetylase; this translates as MMLVVINVDDLGLHPAVRRAVDRLAEAGVVTSSTTLANGPDLSESLLLQDKYEGLGLGAHLNLLRGKPISNPDHIPSLVDDDGLLFGNYTSLLLRYVSGKIKLSEVEKEWSAQVEYLLDHKVRLTHFDSEKHIHAWPGLYNLAGRIACKYGIKWIRRPFEHTPLNRLDKAMLRTRFLQLCLGASFPDKKPRTADCVWGIGDQKENLDPHLFKKYVETYRPEIVEIVCHPGLPQEGDGPLPSEFGPMRVASQWKEESESLLHKEWLQIFKELGAIPVNYGQIDPRSGEIK
- a CDS encoding glycosyltransferase family 2 protein, which codes for MQKADECTRDIEVSIVTPMHNEEGCVREFHKRITAALQGMNTTYEILLVNDGSTDSTESIIRELAANDPNLKGVMLARNRGQCTAIYAGIQESKGCYVVIMDGDLQHKPEEVPSLIEEIRKGYDLVSGCRTNRGESMIKRKLPSKIANYLMRATSGCQVKDMGGLSVLKGKLARSMTLREGQHRLIPALVYGMGGSTSEVPISAPPRFAGESHYGLSRSIDVLFDIVMLWFQSSFKQRPIYLFGRISLVMFMIASLIMVWLLYQKVFFGVHMGTRPPFLGCILLYLSSLGFMSTGFILESLANTYDAVMGTKTYQIREIIEKK